The genomic region AACCCTGGTTATGGAATGTCCTTCCCAGCAATATATGTTCCCTGCACCACCTTTATGTTCTTTTCAGCACTAGATGAATAAATTTTTGTTCACTCAGGCTTTAAACACCTTGCTGTTTAACAATCTGGGCTTCTAAATTTAGTCGTTTTTATTGTATATCTGTGTTCTTATTagttttacttcttcttcttcttcttcttcttcttcttcttcttcttcttcttcttcttccagaaagcaccgttttttgtgctgcttttcactgtttatatattaaaaaatagcaTTATTGTGTTAAGAATAGCATTATTGTGttaaaatagtattaaatagtatttaaaacaaaaaagcagagaACTTAACTTAATACGCAGCCAGATACCCTTCACAAATGGTTGCTCTTTGACTCCAAAACTCTAGTGTGGAGTTTGGAATGTGCTCAGCTGACAAAGCCACACTACAACTTAAGTTTTGTATCAGTTGCAAGATTGCAGAGACCAAGAAAGAAAGTATCTGGATCATATCTTGAAATGTTTGCCAAGGCTTTGTTCCAAGTTTAACTGATTTTGAAACTAGCGGTCCTCAGTCAGATCTACTTGTGCTTGGAAATATTTCTCATGTTCAATTTTGTATTGTTAGGTAATgctattgaaaaagaaaaagagcctgGAAAGAGGTTGTGATTTGTGAATTTTCTGGCATAGTTGTGATCTTAACAGGCCAAGGCTGGTGAACATTAACTATGAAGCTCTCCCCTTAACAGACGTTGATCGGTATGAGTGGTTGAACAGGCCAGACTCATTTTCCTTCAAGTGATGAAGTGGGACCAGTTGGCATTTTGCCTAAAATACATCAGAATCACTCTTTGAAACCCAAAGGGGGTGGCTTAATGGTCAAAACCTGGGATTGAAACTACTAGACTTTCTGGAGCCATAGGTCTCCTTGAGATGACAGctcatcttttttaaaacagtGCAGATATGTTATCATGTAATATTCTACCCAGGAATCTTCGGGGGATTGTACTTTTAGGGCCAGAATTGTTCTGCTATTATGATGATGCAAGTACCACAGTGCCTTAGGAGGAAAAGTGTATGTTATGGAGGCCTACTGTATCATGTTCAAGTTACATAAGAGGGCCAGTTAAGTCAAGaaatccctccagatgtttattgCCCATATTTGTTTCCCTCTGTAAACTCTGgggtattttaaaataatgctgaATAATAATGCTGAATAAAATGCAGATACCGCTCCTTTCTGTACTCACACATGTACAACACCCCTTTAATGTGGCGTGCAGACCCAGGAAAGGGCCATAGTGGTGCAAACTCAGAAACAGTATTTTGCACCCGAAATAAACTAGAAAGGCACCTGTTGATAGATGGGCAGGTAGAAAAACTGCAGGGGAGGAATGAAATAACACTGAAGCAAAGCCAGTTAAACATGCAGTTATTGAGTATGTTTTCATAATTCAAGAGTTTTGAAAAGACATCTGACAAATGTTTAATGATGAAGACGAACACTATCTGTATGGATAAAGGCTTCTGTAATTGAATAGATGCACCAGAGGAATAGTGCCCTCTTGAAATGGTCATGCTgtaagacaggggtaggcaacctaaggcacgtgggccggatgcggcccaatcgccttttcaatctggcccacggacagtctgggaatcaacgtgtttttacatgagtagaatgtgtccttttatttaaaatgcacctctgggttatttgtggggcataggaattcgttcattttttccttcaaaatatagtctggacccccacaaggtctgagggacagtggaacggcccacggctgaaaaaggttgctgacccctgttgtaagAAGGTGCAAAACTGACTGAAGGTGCAAAAAGGTGAATAAAccgtatttcttaaagctacggcAGACACTGCCGTGTCtgaattctccaaaggaacacagatccTAGGAACCTTCTTTTCTCTTGCAGAGTGTAAGAGTGGCGCCCAACCACCACCTATGTGttttactcagtgctttttttctgggggggatgcaggggtacgcatacccataaacattttgtgaatctaagtttggccacattgaggggcaatatttcaatatgagtagtaaaatgagagcacccctagacatttttttaatataaaaaaaacacttgtacctactgagaagatccattagaAAAGGAattgtaccaaaaggaattattgtgaaaataagaaatatttaaggcggggaggggggggcgccACATTTTATCCCCGCTCAGGGCACCCTGTCCCCAAAATCCGCCCCTGCTGTGTATTATTATTCCTAAATAGTGACCTATTGGCGTTAAGTGATCTGGCATATGCGAGCTAAGGACTGCGCCGCCTGGCGGACAGAGAGGAAAGGCACCGCTATCCGCACCGCTTTGCGAAAGCATCTCCGACGCTAAGCCTCAGTCCTGTGGGGGGCGGGGTTGAAGTCGAAAGGCGGAGCTAGTTCGAGGCAGCCTGAGCCGGGATTGGCTCTCGGCTTTAGCTGCCTGGCTATTGgcttggcggggggcgggggcgggggcagtaTGATCGACAGTGaccaagatggcggcgcccaCTGTTATTCCGGATACCGTCAGGTAGGATCtgctctgctgcctcctcccttgTGGGTCTGCCAAAGGCGCTGTCAGCCCCGTTTCTCCCTTTAAATATGATACGGGCAGGCGGGGGGTGGCGCCTTGGAACGGTTTCCAATGCCAAGGCTTATTATACCAAAGTTGTAAAAACAAAGtggtgtctgggcatgtgcaggtTTCTTTCCCCGCACCAACGTTACCTACTTAGTGTGGGTCTGAGGCTGGGTCTCCGCAGCTTCAGGCTTGCCGGCATTCCTGTGTCTGAACAGTTCCATGGCAACCGGGGTTGCTATTGTGCAAACGTTTATTGGGGAGCAAACTCTCCTGAACTCAGCGGGTCTTGGTTTCCGAGACGTGCATAACATTGTGCTGCAAAGAAAACCTATTGCTGATTCCCCGCCGCCCCCCGGGCTTAGCATAGAAGTGCAGTGGTGGGAAAAGCAACAACAAGAGCAACTTTTGCTGCTGAATTGCCTGGGATGTGTGTAGTGTAGAGCAACGAACCAAAGAAAAAAGCAATCGCCGTAATGAGCTCAGCGACACACACTTTTTAGGCAGGACAGAGGATGGTATGCTGGTTGAAAAGCAGGAACTATACAGCCCAAAACCAGATGTAAAATTCTGCTTGAgtataaccccccccctccagtcctTTGTTCGCAGTTCCAGCatgttttattttcagctttcCAGGTTTCTAGAAGCTGAAGTACGATCCTAGAGCATAGAATAAAGTGGtaattccttcttcttttttctataatttttattaaattttctgttttacattttagaatattcatttaaacaatctCAAAATTTCactgacttcccttcttctcttcccatggttcactttgcataacataaatccctgcatattttatatgaacttattaaaccattcagtattccattattacatctatcaaaacttatttgcactgttAAATTTATCTTCATGCTTCCCAGGTTTTCAGatgtacacaattccccctcccatatattcaataaacatattAAATAAAGTGGTAATTCCTGATCAGGagactgtttattttattttcttctgcgACTGTGTCTCTGGTGGGAGATTTTCCCACAACAGCTGTGTGTTCAGGAACTTTGCCTGGAAAAGTAGGCAGCCCTTTTCATTGTTGTTTAAACCTCTTCCTGGCATTAGAAAAGAGCAGAGAAAAAGTTATTGTGCCCACAAAGTCCCTGTCTTTAACTGACTTTTGCCatcctctcttcctcttttctaGTGTTCAAAAGGCTGTGTCCCTCATCAATGGTATAGACACAGGAAGGTTTTCTCGGTTGCTCTCGCGCATCCTTCAGAAGCTTCACCTAAAGGTTTGTATACGGAGAGAGAAAATGACTGCACAACGCACAGCGAAATCTCTTAAGCTGGTAGTATCTATGGGCTACAATTGAGTATAGGTTCCAGAAAAGTACAATACAGTTGCTTGTCCCAAGTGTCTCTGCCAATGGGAGCTTTCCCTCTGAGAGTGCTGTAAGGGCAATATTTTCTTCTGGGAGGAACACCTGGGAAAAAACCACTCAGTAGATGTTTCACAGGCTTTTTAGATTTTTGGGTACACTGATGGGGTTAAAAAAATGCTGGTGTGGTCTGCTGTGCTCTCCTTCAGGCATTCCTTCAggcaattttattttgtgaaccaccctgagacatgCGGGTATAGgaaggtatataaatttaattaatactactactactaattgggatgctggtggcactgtggattaaaccacagagcctcagccttgctgatcagaaggtcggcggttagaatccccgcaacagggtgagctcccattgctcggtcccaactcctgccaacctcgcagttcgaaagcacatcaaagtgcaagtagataaataggtaccgctccggcgggaaggtaaatggcgtttctgttcactgctctggttcaccagaagcggctttgtcacgctggcctggaagctgtatgccggctgcctcggccagtatcacgagatgagtgccacaaccccagagttggacacgactggacctaatggtcagggatccctttacctttacctctacctttactactaattattattattccactctCACGGGAAATGGCTGAAAGCTAGTTCAATGACAGCCAGAGGATGAGGTTGGATGGGATGGGAGAGGGAGCTATATAAGGGATGGCAACTCCTGTTTGAAGCTCGAGTGATTTTGCCTGTCAGTATAAATAATACTAAGCTAGGTGAACCAGTGGGCTGACTCAGTGTAAAGCAGCTTTTGCTAATATGATCGACATTTATGTTTTTTGTGAAAAGGCATGAGACCTATCAGTCTAGTGAATAAAATAGTATCTTAATTTTTGGTAAATGGAAATCTTTTTATTTCAGACTGAGAGTACTTtcacagaagaggaggaagaaaagcttcAAGCCGCTTTTTCagtggagaagcaagatcttcaTCTTGTCCTTGAAACCATTGCATTCATTTTGGAACAGGTATCTTCTATTATAGTTCTGTACTTTCAGTAAATTGATGCAAAGTATAAGGGCTAATCCTCCTCCTTTAAGGTACTGCATCAGCCACAAGTTTTTTGTTACTTGACTTCTTATTTCCTTTATTTGGGTAGCAGTATTTAACTTAGGCCCGTAGTAAATAACTGAAAGGATTCAAGTTGTATAGCAAAATTATGTCGTGAGTCCCCATTTCATTAAAAACACTTGGGATTGCTGCTTCGTCCTTTAAGATGCCTGTCCCTGCATGCTTTTTAGTGAGTAAGGTGCATTGATCAGGATGGAACCTACCTTCCAagaaaatatgcataggattttgATCTAAATTGGGATGATCTGGGGTTGTAATGCagaaccctgtgtgtgtgtgcgcacacacacatgcacgcgcgcacacacacacacatgacataCACGTAGTATTCCCTGTTTCTTGCAGTGGTATATATAATGGTGTGGTGTAGTGCATGGGACTGAAGAACATATACCCATATGTTCACAAGGATGGGTGCATAGGAAGAAATAATAGAGCTGCAATTTGTTCCTcttaagcaggcttcctcaacctcggccctccagatgttttaagactacaattcccagcatccctgaccactggtcctgctagctagggatcgtgggagttgaagaccaaaaacacctggagggccgaggttgaggaagcctgctcttagGCATGTAAATAGGTTTACAAGTAATGAAACATCCTGATCCTAAACATTGACTTAAGTAGGATTTTATCCTGGTACTGTATATCATGTGTCAATTGTAGAAGGCCTTTCCAGACAGTTGGTTTGCCCTGCAACAAATGTGCAGCTAATCATTTCATGGGTTTTCACAACTTTAAAGTATCCTTTCTgttgcagaaatattttgttgttaGAAACATTCTGTTCTTCCTTCAGCCAGTGCCCTCATTGCTGTTGTAAATTGTGTGCTAACTTTTTTTGGTACATTTTGGACATACCTGCCTTGAATTAAATAATGAACTGTGAGTGTCAAATATTTACCATCACTTGGGTTGTTTAGCATGTTGTCTAGCGTATCAGCAAGGGAAGTGTGTGtatagcattatttttttaattattttttttgcaggctgTGTATCACAACTTGAAGCCAACTGTTCTGCAACAGCAGTTGGAGCATTCCAAAGTGGATCACGACAAAGCAGAAGTGTTTGCCATCACATGGGCTGCTGCAGGTCCAGAGACAGTGGAAAAGTTCAGACAGAGGACTTTGTCACCTCAGAAGGTAACAGTTACAGAAACATATAGAAAATACCTTTCCATTGGGACAAAAGGTACACAGTAAAGGGTGAACGTGATGCATATGAGCTAAGACCTAGGTGTGTGCCAAAATTGAAATAAATACTTTAATAGTGAAAACGCATATTTTATTGCTAGCCAAGCAATGTAAACATTCtagtgtgtgtacatacatatgCATGAGTCAGCTTTGGGAGTTTGACACATTATGttcaaaaaacagcaacaaaccttGCTTTGAACCCATCAACTCCTTGCAGAGAATCCATTAATTTACGTGACTGGCTTGTCGGTTGAATAAGATACTTGGCTGGTGTAAGGGAGTACAGCATTAAATGATTCAAATAAGGCAATGAAACCATTTATTTAAGAATAACATTATGCATATTATTATCGGTAGATGTGGTTACTGGTTGGATTGTGAAATGTACTTGAGCAGTGTGCCCAAATTTCCTTAAGGCAACACGTACATGTAGCAAGATcagagcatttgtttgtttgtttgtttgtttgtttattgaagtTGCAATACATTAATAAATACATTCAGAGCATTTGTTTCTGTTGTATCACCACGAATCTtattctctgctgtgcctcatctTATTTTAATTGGTCACCACTGTACTGATTGTTTACAGTTTTCATTcatgtacaattaaaaaaaacccatacatATGAGATGGATGCATAAGGGAGACGGGAGGAAATTAGAATGTACTGAGTATTAAAACCTgggactattaaaaaaaacaccacctctGTTACTATTAAGAGCATAATTAAGGTGACAAATGAGTTTGGAAAGGTTTAAGCAAAAACTACTCTAATGGTGCTCTATCAAGAGAGTTGTGTTTACTTCTGTGCCTCATGTGGGATAGATTGCTTCTTTAAATGCTCTTACATACCCCATTAGGTAAGAAGGCAGGAAGGGGAACATTGTATTATGAACTTGTATTATTGATCCCATGGAGTAGCTGCCTGAGCCCAGTAGATGGTTGAAAGGCTACACACTTTTAGAGAGGCAGAAGGTCAGAGCCAGATGAAAAGGCAGGAGAATGTTAGCTCGTCCTTCACTCTGACCCATttgttttgggattttttttttttttgtattgggtGCTATTTTAACAAGAGCTACCCTCGCATTGTCTGGGAGAAGTACCAATATGCAGCAGGCTCCATCAGCTGTTTCTGCTCTTAGGACTCATGTCAGCTGTTCTTGCATGGAGATGCCATATGTGTGAACTGAGTTGAATCAGTGTGATAGACATATACATACACTAACATGATTTGTGACAACTTGAAAGGAAGGGCTCAGATTATAGTAGAGTCgttaatgaaatccacaagccAAATCTTCTCGTTTCCCCCTGGTAATTTTTTTAGACGaggcatctccccctccccccgcccgccACTCAGCTTtctaaaacagtacagtggtgccccgctagacgaaaataattcgttctgcgaaaattttcgtctagcgggtttttcgtcttgcggagcggcaatgacagccgcgctccgcaaaacgaaaaaaaaaaaaagacgaaaatttttcgtcttgcgaggcagccccatagactttttcgtcttgcggggcagccttccgctagacgaatgccttcgtctagcgagtttttcgtcttgcgaggcattcgtctagcggggtaccactgtagaagggaGCTGTCACCAAAGTTTAGGGGGCTGAGTGCCCTGTAGTCTACCTATGTTTGAGAATCGTGGAAAAAGTGTTGCCTTTGTCACTCAGAAGTTGCAGTAGTTGCTCATATGCAGTAATCTCTCCCCAGGACGTGGTGAATGTCGCCTGGCTGCAAGATGGCCTTTGCCATGCTAGGCTCCCCAGGTATTTGCATAGGAAATGCTCGTGAGTGTAAAGCAGCCCTTAGTTTGCTTCATGTTGCATAAGTCAGGACAGGAGGGGCTGCAAAGGGAGCTTGGGGTTGCTGGTGCTAGAAGAAAGCTGAATGGTGTAGGTTTGAATGCAACAAACCTAGGACTGTAAAGGACGCAAGTTCAGTAAAAGG from Lacerta agilis isolate rLacAgi1 chromosome 11, rLacAgi1.pri, whole genome shotgun sequence harbors:
- the COMMD10 gene encoding COMM domain-containing protein 10 isoform X1, whose protein sequence is MAAPTVIPDTVSVQKAVSLINGIDTGRFSRLLSRILQKLHLKTESTFTEEEEEKLQAAFSVEKQDLHLVLETIAFILEQAVYHNLKPTVLQQQLEHSKVDHDKAEVFAITWAAAGPETVEKFRQRTLSPQKLESVGWQLNLQMAQSTQAKQKSPQAVLELGMSNEDSKNMEKVFVEFSHQELFEFYNKLETIQAQLDSLT
- the COMMD10 gene encoding COMM domain-containing protein 10 isoform X2 yields the protein MAAPTVIPDTVSVQKAVSLINGIDTGRFSRLLSRILQKLHLKTESTFTEEEEEKLQAAFSVEKQDLHLVLETIAFILEQAVYHNLKPTVLQQQLEHSKVDHDKAEVFAITWAAAGPETVEKFRQRTLSPQKNMEKVFVEFSHQELFEFYNKLETIQAQLDSLT